The genomic window TAATGCCTTCCCATTCATCCTGATTTGGCCTACTACTGTCTCTAAGGTGATATTCAACTCCTTCCACTGTATTCCCCTAGGGTTTTCTTTCAAAGCTGACAGATTGACTGTCTGGGAGGAAGTCCCAGATCCTTTAATTAAATCATGTTCTACAAACCATCCTCAACCCTACTCATTAtatatctgctttgttttgatttatgctTGACCAAGCACATTTATGAGCTTGGCGATTTATGAGGTCTTCTTGATGTGTTCAGTACATGGCATACTAAATctaaaaaacaccaaatgtaAATCTAAAGCTTCtctttttagaataaaacttgaaggtttgttattttaatgttttttcttttgatttcctGGAATGCCCTTGCCTTGCTCAAAGATGAGTAACGTGAATTTACAAATCCAGGATATAAAATTGTGAAACACTTTCTTTATAATTTTCAGTAACACATTGCAGGGTATAAAGATGGTGCCAGTGGAGCAACTCCACCTCAGTCACGTCTTACAAACAGTGTCTGCACTGGAGTCCATCGTCCTTCGCAGTTTTGGACCTGAAGGAGGACAGGTGCTGTTCACTAGAGATACAGGACAAGTGATGTTGAGCCGAAACGGAAAACGCATCCTCACTGCGCTACATCTGGACCACCCACTGGCCAGGTTAGGACAAATGgcataaatgtgaatatttttgcactttttggttttttgttaaTTCTTCTGcaatgttatttgtttttttgtcttaggATGGTGGTGAGGTGCGTCTGGAAGCACAGCACAATAACGGGCGATGGATCCAAAACCTTTGTTCTTCTGCTTGCATCATTACTGCGAATTATTCATGCAACAGCCACTAAGGAGCCTCATATGTTTCAGCCTCATAACTccacagaagcagcagaagctgCCACTGCCAGGCACTTGGCTGACAGACTGCTAGAATTTGCGCTGACTGAGTTGGATGAACTCATTGTGCTGAATGTGCTGCCACATGGATTCTGTGTTTCATTAGATAATTTCACAGCGGAAACACAACATAATCTCAGTTGTCAAACTCTTCTGGTATCGTTTTTTCGCACACGCCTGGGCTATGCGTATTGTGACTTTTTCCGCAACCTCTTCTGTGAACTGCTCAGTCATTGGAAGGTAAAAGATGACCGACCCTCATTCTCCATTCAATTTTTAAACAACAGCTTCCCGGCACTGCATACCCAAGTGTCAGGCGTCCCTGTCAGCTGCTCACGTTTGATTGAGGGGCAGGTGATTCACAGAGACTTTGCTACGCCTTGCCCCCAAGTAAGAAAGCAGCCACTCAAAGCTGTAGTTTTCAATGGATACCTGCAGCCGAAATTACTCGCCACACAAGATGTACTTGAGTTGCGTTGTGGAGacaaagtgacagaggacaggGGTATTGTACACTTTAGCTCTTGGACAGAAAGGTCAGTGGAGAGCATAATTGCAACTCTGCAGAGTTTTGGTGTCTCTGTCCTTTTGTGTGCACTGAAacagtcctctgctgtcctggCTGCAGCAACACAGGCAGGGATGTGCCTTGTGGAGTGTGTCAGTGACGAAGAGATTTCTCTGTTTACGCAGCTAAGTGGGGTAACGCCCATCTCAGACTGCTGGAGGATTCATCCAGAGCATATTGCAACACTGACTTTCTGTAAACCATTACTGCTTGGGGCCCACAGGTAGGTGcatatattttagtttctttcttcAAAGTCAAGCACTGTGATTAATTAGAGAATGTTGAGGTGACACATTAATTGGATGTCCACCACATACTGTAGGGTTTACtttatgctaaatattttattagtaaagcCAGTGTTTTTAaagggtcagtacagcttaattcagtagcagaaataatcaaatacgAAAAATCAATCATCTCAATCTAACCTTTCTCTCCCTAATGCTGAAACTGAGAATcaaaaagaaattttatttcGAACCCCAGATTTGGCTTGATGATGAAGAATGTGtcccagcaggaggaggaggctgaTCGATGAAGGCAGGCATCCCTGCAGGTCTGATGAGCTTTCGCCTCCGCCTGGATGTTGATATAAGGCCTTGGGTGCTGGCTGTTCTTGCCGTTGACTTTTCTCTTTGGGTCTGAGCCCAGATGATGAGAGAAGTGCAATTTGGCGCCACATATTGCTGGGCTGATTGATTGGTCCCAAAACGCAGGACAGTCTTTGGTTAATCTGTGGCGCCGGCACTTCTCTTCAGCTGCAGAATTCTTTATTCATCTCCATCTTGGCTCGAAGCTGCCTGGAGGATCCAACCAACGGTTCCTCTTTTGCATCGGTTTTTATTGGGGTTTCCACCCTGAGAATGTGTTGCATTGGCTAGCACTGTTGCCATGCTGGTTTTATTGACTGTCTGATCCACCTTTGTTTTGGAGACATTATGTCATGTCTGTGTTCTTGTTCCAGACCTGCTCAAGGGTCACCCTCCATGCTTTCGCCTTCACACTCAGGCCTTCTCTCAGCAGTCTGAATCTCCTccaactgttttctgtttccctgATCAGCAAACTCTGCTCCATCGGTTCCTCTTTTGTCCTGGTCTGTGCCCAGGACAAATGTGACCCCACACAGTCACACTTGCATTACTTCCAGTTCTCATTTTTCCTTTCTATTTTTCATCTAGTATCTACCTCCAACCCAACATCAGTGATCTATGATTGCAGTTACACATTCCACATCATTTCAAGTTCATTGTCAAAATCGCATCTATAACCTCTTTTAGCTTCTCTGATTCAGCATTAAAACAATActaatacaaatattttgcaTTGGGTCTTATTCAAATACCCAAAGTGTTTAGACTTCATTCTGTGAAACTTTCCGCAGGCTGGAAACTTCCCTCTTTTTTCAGGAAACctgctgtttcttcttcatGGCTTGgcagttctctctctctctctctgcctgtgATTATGACTATGATTTCTTATGAtttgaatacaaaaataaatagaatcaaagcaaagttttcatgacacaaaacataaaagcacaACCTCATTGATCTTATTGAAGTTCGATTCGACTGTTGGGTTTAGATATTACTTTATGATcgattttaaaagtaatttcatCTATTGTCACTGCTAAACTAAAATGTCCCAACATGGAAAAAACAGGATGATCTCGAGTTATCTTGAAACATACATTGATGTTTCATGGATGTaacaatgtaaaatgtgaagaaaaaaaaaaaacaactcatggCATATGTGTAATTTTTCAAGGCATTGTTATCTACTGTACAACATTCAGGTTAActattgtcattttgtttttgacagaaacGTTCATTTGGACTTCCATGATTGTGAAGAAAGACTCAAAGTTAAACCTTGTAGCCTGGTGATTTGTGCCCCAAGCGAAGCTCAAGCTGATCAGCATGCATGTGCATTTCAAGACGCCTTTCGAATGCTACTGACAGCATTGGAGCCCGTGTGCAAGACTCAGACGGCTCTAGAGGAAACCATCCCATCAAAAAAATGCACGTCTTTACATGCAGACAATATAAGTGATGAAACTGCATGCAGAGTGCATCCTCATCAGAAATGTGTGACAGAGACGGGTTGTGTAATATCTGCAGGTGGGACATTTGAGTTTCTGCTGCACCATGCCCTTCATCAATATGGCCACAGTTGCTCAGTTTCTGTTAACACAAGTGCAGTTGTTCCAGTTTCCCAGCTCTTGGCTAAGGCCCTGTTGAGCGTACCCCGGCAGATTTATTCTCACAACCTAAAACATTTCCTTCAGGCACAAACCAGGGTCATGGCTTTAATTCCAAAACAACCCCACGCCCTCTGCGCAAACTTCATACACACTGAAGGTCCTCTTGGAGATGGTAAACTAAGCTCTTGTAAAAAGGGTAACATATCATTAAAGTTTTTGGACTTGGGCCTTGAATCTGTCTCTTGTAAGTATCAGCTGGTTCTGGCTGTGCTGCAGTGTCTCACAAATCTGCTCCAAACGAACATGGTGCTGCGGACACACACTGTATTACACACCAAGTCCCACGATTCCCTGAATGCTCACTTGGAAAGCTCAGAGGACGAGGATGAAGACTGAAGTTGTGTTGCTCCAACAGGAAAccagaaatgtactttttatggcaacattcagaaaaaaacatctgatttttgataaaataattgcaCTGTAATTTTTTccaatgtgttttttcttgatAGTTCATTGCAGTGTTGTCAGACTATAATGCTTTTGATCTGTGGAAATATATTGcatgtaaatgaaaacataagaGAGAATTCTATTTATAGGCAAACATTTGAACTGAGATAAGGTTTTgtcaagtaaataaaataaggaaaaatctTGGAATTGCACAGAATAAAGTGACatagaaatgtatttgtctATTCtagtttttcttcagttttttttttactcgcacctaatgttttatatatttaaacacataATATTAAAGATAAACAGAGTGAATACTGTTTTCAAACAGTAACTACTTCtttttgagaggaaaaaaatatatccaaGCCATCATTACTCTAAATCAAACGTAAACCCTAAATAAACCCAATAACTGATTGTGCCAGAGTtggcagcaacaactgcaaTAAACAATTTGTAATAGCTGGGAAGAAGACTTTCTTTGTTGAGGAATTTTGACATGCTTCTTATTGTAGATTTGCTTTGGTGTAAGCCTTCATGGACTGACTAAATTTGTTTTCTGAGTTTCTGGAGATAAGGAAATMATGTATTCGATTTTGAGTTCTGTTAACTCCATGTTCTGCTTcagtgatttcttgattctacgAGTCTACTATTAATGAAGCATTGGTGGGGGCAATGAAATTGAACCAACAAAAGTGTTAAATCATACTTAGTTCAAGATTAAATATGGAACCCAGCTGTACTTTCATGTAGGGTTGGTCCAGATAACCACTGTTTCttactaaattaaaacatttgaagactacattttgtatttactcagatttTCTGACAATACAATTTGCTTGATCACCTAAAACATTTAAGTATgaccaaaaaaacagaagaaacccTGTTCACCGTACTGTATAACCGTGAAGTAATTTACTCAATAGGGAAAAGGAAAAGCTCATTTGcgtcattatttgtttttcaaaatgccttttttatctttgttgtCCTTCTCTATTCCTTTGAGCATCACAGTTTGGTGTGTGATGTTGTAACAGGACAGAAACATGGCCTTACATGTAAATACTTTCCTTTTAGAAATCGGTCTTATCTGCAGAGTGGGGCTTTGGCATCACCCAACTTTCAACAGCCAAATCATAGTCTGCTTCCTTGTGCTGTAATCAGAGGAACACAAATGCTGTTTTCACCTTTGTTTTTGGCAGAAACTGAGTCATCTGGATTTTAATTAGACTCTTAATCTATTACACAGCCTTCTGTTTACGGTTACTTCTGCATCCTTAGTTTTTGAGACAAATTTTCCACAATTTAATTAAGACAAAGTGACTCAGAATCACTTTGTCttaatcaaaggcagctcttttctttgtttacgATCTCTATGAGTCACTGTGTTGATTGTCACCAAAATCAAAGCGGAAAAAGTTGAGGGagtgggtgtgttttttttgtttttttttcctctgcacaCTAGGGAACAAACCTAAAGTGTTATTGTGTTATCAGGACACCTCAGCCTTTCTAATCCTGGCATGCCCTTTTGTAGTGTGCACCAAGTACACTCAGTAAAATAGTAAATTATTCATGTTTGGTGTCCATATGATTAAATAGAGTTCCATCGCAGCCTGAAAAAAGAATGGAATCGGATTTTACATTGCTCAGATCTGAAAATGCATGAGAAAGTCAAATAGTCTTTGCTTTCTAACCTATTATCTTAACATTATGCCCAGCCTTCATTGTGATCTTGATCTTCACTTTAGTCTCCTTTCCTCAATCCCTCTCTGTGTCTATAATTTCTTATATTCTTCTCACCCTCTTaccttcttttttctgtttcctccagAAAAAAGAAGGTAAGAGGACATAAGCGAAAATGGCATAAGCGACATTTTTGCTTATGTCCTTCCTTTCCTTATTGTGCCCTTCCCTACTTTATTGTGTCCATccttctttccatttctgtccTTTCTAATGCCTTTCCACCCACCCTCCCTTATTTCTTCATGTGTCCATCCTTGCTTCCTTACAGTCCTCATCTCTTCCAGGCGtcctctttgtgttttgcattcTTCAATCTTTGCATACATACTTTGCATGCTCCATACTGtaactctttttttctcattttccatATCTCCCTTTTTGTGTcccttattttctttccttcttttgtcTGTCTTGTTTTTGAAGACTGCCATTTTAAAGCATTAgaactgcagaaatatttacaataagttcatgttgaattttaatacttgattttttttcaagtgaGCACAAAAGAACGAAGCTCTAGGGAATAGTCTGGAAAAGTATGGTATcttatcataaaaaaatgttttggtatcATGATTAAAAGTAACCTGCGAGAATGCCATTTCTTAGAATGTGTGCTTGTGAGTCCAAGACAGATCAAAAGATCCTAAAGTTCAACCTAACTCACTTTATTGTATTTGGCTCTTGTTAACATAGAGTTACAGTGCATAGTGTATATATGAAATTATTCTGTCAAATCAAGAGGACACTGCAAAATGCTTAAACTGTATATGACATATATACACCAAGCAtccaaaaatgtacaaacatcaatataaaacatacaaaaattgaaaaaaaacacaataaaaccccaaaaacaaataaaggctTTTCAAACAAtgataaactaaaaaataaatgacaaaaaaaattcagccGAATGCTACTGTAACACCAGGCTTGTTTAAACCACAAATGTCTCGTAGATTTTAGCTTGGCATTCATTTGGCTGCTAGCCATCATCcgttttgttgccttttttacTTCTTTGTTGCACTCAAGTGGAAGTGTTTCCATTAGCAGAATATCCAAAGTGGTCACCATCGATAAATCAATATCATCAATACACACTGACATGCTGTTTCGCTTATATAGTTAGAAGCTCacaaatgcagattttagtCAAATAACCACAAATTTACACATTTGAGTACTACACTGCTGCTGACGCAGATGGCACCCGTTCTATACATGGACATAGTGAAAACATTGCATCTATCTTAGGAGCAAAGTTATCGCTGATTTACTGATATACTGAgagaatgtgaaaatatgttggGACATGAACTCTGTCTTCTGAGGTAACCTCTTCTAGCATCTGGTTAGCTTTGGTCTCATTTAGAaaaaagagaggggaaaaaaaatctcagaaacaaacaagcaagcaTTCTGCCAAAATCTGTTTACTGACAAAATTCTCTTTCACTTTGGACCACATTTATAAAGTAAACCAAttgtggctttaaaaaaaaacaaaaaaacatttattttagtttccatAGAATTTGTGTTGGCTTTACATATATCTATgttgttaaaaattatttggctTAATGCTGGAACTTGATAGTTACTGTGCTGGAAAGGCCAGtctgtacataaaaaaaaaaacattgactagAAGGTTagtatgaaatgttttatgcGGTGTAGTAGCACAATTCCTAAACTCTGTACATAAATAAACCAGATTGACCAAAATCAAGTGCATCAGACCTTCATGTTCTCTACAGTYAGAATTTGGCTAACCCTTTTCAGTTTAGGTTAGCACCCTCCTTAAAaagcagtgatttatttttgttggcaGTGGAGACTCTGAGAACGACATCATGCAACAATAACAATGACTTCCAGTGGGTGTCACACCACCTCCCGAGATTTCCTGATGGCACAGCACAGGAGCATGGTAAAGATCAACCCAAACACCTGTTGGAGAAACATAAAGGGTATATTTTGTGTGTATTATCCATTCCTAAATATCTGCTACCTTTGCAATCCTCTGAAttatttgttagttttctgtattttacacTTGAACCAAAATGTCCATCTGACTAGCGTACCTTTTGTCCACTACATGACTTATGACCAAATTCAAAGAGGACTTccgttgggtttttttcttggtgTTCTTTCGTGAATTTTTGTTGTGGAGTTGAGCACCTAACTTTTTTCCTGCCAATGATTCTCTCAGCTAGGCAGTAgttttctgcagctcatccagaatTACTTTTGGTCtgttggctgcttctctgattcaTAATCTTTTCGCCTAGACTATCAGTTTAAGCGAGCAGCTATGTCTTTGTAGGATTTTCAGCTGTGTtctatttccattttctgatgATGGAGCAAACAGTTCTCTGTGAAACGTTTGACTCTCTACTTTATCTTCTCCCCTGTCCTTTTTGTTGTGTTCCTCGGTCTTCGTGATGCTGTTTGTGCATTAaggctttcacagaacagctgcattcatACTGAGCTTAAATTGTACATACATCCCCTCTGTATTTACTAAGGACGTGGCCTCTGAACATAACTGGTTGCTTTggattaatttagaaatataagAACGAGGGaggctaaatacaaatgtaagCTTCACTTTTTAGaatttgagaaacaaaatgtttcccttCCCTTCGACTGCATAATTAGTGATATTTGGTAATGGTTTACCACAAAATCCTAATAGGAtacatttaagacatttaaacatttgcagaataaaCTATGACAAGTATATCAGTCCAAGCTAAAGCTAGACATTCTGAATAATAAATCACTTTGTACTCTACATAACTATCTGATTTTGCCATATTTAACATAATGTTCAGAATTGTTGGGTATTAATTACAAAATCTCTTTACAACCATGAGTATCCTACAGAACGAGCCATTAGAATCATCCATAATGTCAGTTTTTATGAGCACACAAACCCATTATTCTTAAAATCTAGAATTCTAAAATTTGAAGATCTGATGGAATTTAAAATTGCTGAAATTATGTTTAAAGCGTCAAATAAACTGCTACCTGAGCACACACCATgtgttttttgaaagaaaaaggacaTATGACTTGAAGGGTTTCTCAAACTTATTTGTAGTGTACGCACAACAAGAAAGAGATTTTGTATTTCAATCCATGGTGTAGAATTATTGAACAAATTTAATGAGGAgctaaaacaaagtcaaaatttaatacaatttaaaaggaaatataagGAAGTGGTTTTCACACGATATAGAAATATGGGTGAATGATAGCActaatgtgtatatatatgtaagTTGAGGCTAATGCATATGAGTGTGTGGgtatggatgtatggatgtatACATTTAGATATGCAAACccagataaaatggaaaattaattaacctgtttatttttttttttaattaataatgagGGTCCATCTGAAAATACGGTATGAATTTATGGGGTAGGAATTCATAAATGTCttacttcttcctactccttttcgagcatgttaagattattgtagtacaaaaatatgtcttttgcattccttgttcatgtgtgtgattttatacttctatcatgttctaaataaataagtaaaagaagattgtggttgtaacatcacaaaatgtaagAGTGGTATTAAcacttctgcaaggcactgtaaattAAACACCTGTTTTACTTTACAATTAATGGAAAATactatgaaataaattaactaaataaaatgtactattCCCCAAACCTGTTATGtaaacatttcagttaaaataaacacttttttttttgtttttgagggCCATTGCATAGTGATTCCCGAGCCTTGAGTTGGAGACCCTTCAGAAACAAGTGACTAAAATGTGATTGGTTAAGGTATGCCAGCTGCACACTCACCATAATGACCCCAATGGTGATCCCTATTCCTCCAACAATGTGTAACTTGGAGTTAAACACTTCGTCGATGACATCAGGACAGCTCTGTAATAGATAGAAGTAATTCAGCTCCCTTGCTTTACAGCATGCTTAACAACATGATATACACAGATAACAGTAACACAGAGACTGTGCAAACTCCTGCAAACAGATGTTTCCATAACAATGTATGGGCACCAATAACACAAATTATACAGTCACAACAgagataaaacatttgttgGATAATTTAGGTCGTGGTTGTACCTTAATAATGAACATGTCAAGATCTTCTGCAGGGGGACAAAGGTCAGGATAGGTTTCTCCAATCCTACCCTGGAGACCGCAGCAGTATAACTGGAAACAGACAGATAACATAGTGCAATGTAACCTAATTagtctttgtgttttgaagAGATACTGTAAAGTACTGGCTTGTTTTTTAGTTCTACT from Poecilia reticulata strain Guanapo linkage group LG6, Guppy_female_1.0+MT, whole genome shotgun sequence includes these protein-coding regions:
- the bbs10 gene encoding BBSome complex assembly protein BBS10 isoform X2 translates to MVPVEQLHLSHVLQTVSALESIVLRSFGPEGGQVLFTRDTGQVMLSRNGKRILTALHLDHPLARMVVRCVWKHSTITGDGSKTFVLLLASLLRIIHATATKEPHMFQPHNSTEAAEAATARHLADRLLEFALTELDELIVLNVLPHGFCVSLDNFTAETQHNLSCQTLLVSFFRTRLGYAYCDFFRNLFCELLSHWKVKDDRPSFSIQFLNNSFPALHTQVSGVPVSCSRLIEGQVIHRDFATPCPQVRKQPLKAVVFNGYLQPKLLATQDVLELRCGDKVTEDRGIVHFSSWTESNTGRDVPCGVCQ
- the bbs10 gene encoding BBSome complex assembly protein BBS10 isoform X3, which translates into the protein MVPVEQLHLSHVLQTVSALESIVLRSFGPEGGQVLFTRDTGQVMLSRNGKRILTALHLDHPLARMVVRCVWKHSTITGDGSKTFVLLLASLLRIIHATATKEPHMFQPHNSTEAAEAATARHLADRLLEFALTELDELIVLNVLPHGFCVSLDNFTAETQHNLSCQTLLVSFFRTRLGYAYCDFFRNLFCELLSHWKVKDDRPSFSIQFLNNSFPALHTQVSGVPVSCSRLIEGQVIHRDFATPCPQVRKQPLKAVVFNGYLQPKLLATQDVLELRCGDKVTEDRGIVHFSSWTES
- the bbs10 gene encoding BBSome complex assembly protein BBS10 isoform X1, with translation MVPVEQLHLSHVLQTVSALESIVLRSFGPEGGQVLFTRDTGQVMLSRNGKRILTALHLDHPLARMVVRCVWKHSTITGDGSKTFVLLLASLLRIIHATATKEPHMFQPHNSTEAAEAATARHLADRLLEFALTELDELIVLNVLPHGFCVSLDNFTAETQHNLSCQTLLVSFFRTRLGYAYCDFFRNLFCELLSHWKVKDDRPSFSIQFLNNSFPALHTQVSGVPVSCSRLIEGQVIHRDFATPCPQVRKQPLKAVVFNGYLQPKLLATQDVLELRCGDKVTEDRGIVHFSSWTERSVESIIATLQSFGVSVLLCALKQSSAVLAAATQAGMCLVECVSDEEISLFTQLSGVTPISDCWRIHPEHIATLTFCKPLLLGAHRNVHLDFHDCEERLKVKPCSLVICAPSEAQADQHACAFQDAFRMLLTALEPVCKTQTALEETIPSKKCTSLHADNISDETACRVHPHQKCVTETGCVISAGGTFEFLLHHALHQYGHSCSVSVNTSAVVPVSQLLAKALLSVPRQIYSHNLKHFLQAQTRVMALIPKQPHALCANFIHTEGPLGDGKLSSCKKGNISLKFLDLGLESVSCKYQLVLAVLQCLTNLLQTNMVLRTHTVLHTKSHDSLNAHLESSEDEDED